A single region of the Brachypodium distachyon strain Bd21 chromosome 3, Brachypodium_distachyon_v3.0, whole genome shotgun sequence genome encodes:
- the LOC100831450 gene encoding N-alpha-acetyltransferase 35, NatC auxiliary subunit encodes MEASSSSAGPAPPPPNIPPSGDRTVWADASQLVAAACADLQDGELVHGENFSLFAAMSALEIMDPKMDSGIERSGYYSIEEAIEDGIAPVPLSLDRTLDIQRTLDVIDHLFSCEATWHKGHTLAQTVFTCIYLMKMERISSHAVLNSFCRILRATCNAVVAVVSTARTHEEEDLFTMSFGLPLKDEGDDKCLSVLNSVEETVSRQLRACKSHALSKRKTLEGLESLQDNPDVEEGYCRALLCRLRFRKHFHHVVTCLRRPHGRGLDLARKHVASCLSELSLMLKSQEFLKSQSNITLQQGDESCTTASGCRPFGFDVSLNSRLMSAAPPRAVKILTWSDALGYFEKLLRDLDVICSLSLDPVLENVLHFIAQFQKSVPDLVPRAFLQTLLVQDGKLYGRDLFCDVISRALSLPDIIGDKEFQMNEFVVQLGQLVINLLKILCTNTAWQRRKLGKSLQDWSTISIQLELALKREFGETRNVLDHENMCMRVSKQLLVWTQEQTYWVASRFLILGFELDLYSPSEYCMVYWYMHVVFIKLIEKMQLRILASNENGSARRKGKKKKDHSKDSARDAAFSSSCLLLQCYVLLSEGLSMLLAVLRNEGKSFLLPTIFNTEQERFLQHFDLLQKARIPEHITYYSFKESAAQAHMADVMKYNFFKEIQKIIPSLKGSFASEPEKLAELRQIEQVAEHNRIALNIINSVGVGDPSLRVSFEFTHHPHFAVAVVKRS; translated from the exons ATGGaggcgagctcctcctccgcaggccccgcgccgccgccgcccaacaTACCCCCCTCCGGCGACCGGACCGTTTGGGCCGACGCCTCACAACTCGTAGCTGCCGCCTGCGCTG ACCTCCAAGATGGGGAACTTGTACATGGGGAGAATTTCAGTTTGTTTGCGGCAATGTCTGCACTGGAA ATAATGGATCCTAAAATGGATTCTGGAATCGAGAGAAGCGGATATTATTCCATTGAGGAAGCCATAGAAGATGGCATTGCCCCAGTTCCACTTAGTTTGGACAGAACACTTGACATTCAACGCACTCTTGATGTCATTGATCATCTTTTCTCATGTGAG GCAACATGGCACAAGGGTCACACTCTAGCACAGACCGtctttacatgtatctaccTTATGAAAATGGAGAGAATTTCATCGCATGCTGTCCTAAATAGCTTCTGCAGGATTTTGCGGGCTACTTGCAATGCTGTCGTTGCTGTCGTTTCAACTGCCCGAACTCATGAG GAAGAGGACCTATTTACAATGTCTTTTGGACTGCCTTTGAAAGATGAAGGTGATGATAAATGTCTGTCAGTTCTAAACTCGGTTGAAGAGACGGTATCTCGTCAATTGCGTGCATGTAAATCCCATGCATTGTCCAAGAGAAAAACACTAGAAG GTCTTGAATCCCTGCAGGATAATCCTGATGTGGAAGAGGGTTACTGCAGAGCCTTGTTATGCAGATTACGTTTTCGTAAG CATTTCCACCATGTTGTTACGTGCTTGAGGAGACCACATGGAAGAGGATTAGATTTAGCTCGCAAGCATGTTGCGTCATGCTTGAGTGAGCTTAGTTTGATGCTGAAGTCTCAAGAGTTCCTGAAGTCCCAGTCCAACATTACATTGCAACAAGGTGATGAAAGCTGCACCACTGCATCAGGCTGCCGTCCATTTGGCTTTGATGTCAGCTTAAACAGCAGACTCATGAGTGCTGCACCACCGCGTGCTGTTAAAATACTTACCTGGAGTGAT GCACTCGGGTACTTTGAGAAGCTTCTGCGTGATCTAGATGTCATTTGTTCTTTATCGCTTGATCCCGTGCTTGAGAATGTGCTTCACTTCATTGCCCAGTTCCAAAAATCAGTTCCTGATTTGGTTCCTAGAGCATTTCTTCAG ACTTTATTGGTTCAAGACGGCAAGCTTTATGGGCGAGATTTGTTTTGTGATGTGATTTCAAGGGCTTTATCATTACCGGACATTATAGGAGATAAGGAGTTCCAGATGAATGAGTTTGTAGTGCAGCTAGGTCAG TTGGTTATCAACTTGCTCAAAATTCTTTGTACAAACACTGCATGGCAACGACGCAAGCTTGGGAAGAGCTTGCAGGATTGGAGTACCATTTCCATACAG TTGGAGCTTGCATTGAAAAGAGAGTTTGGTGAAACTAGAAATGTCTTGGACCATGAG AACATGTGCATGAGAGTATCAAAGCAACTACTTGTTTGGACTCAAGAGCAGACATACTGGGTTGCTTCTCGGTTTCTCATATTAGGTTTTGAACTTGACCTGTATTCTCCCAGTGAATACTGTATGGTGTACTGGTACATGCACGTGGTGTTTATAAAGCTAATAGAAAAGATGCAGTTACGAATCCTTGCTAGCAACGAAAACG GTTCAGCAcgaagaaaagggaaaaagaagaaggatcATTCAAAGGACTCTGCACGAGATGCAGCATTTTCATCCTCCTGTCTATTGCTTCAATGCTATGTTTTACTATCAGAAGGACTTTCAATG TTGCTGGCTGTCCTGAGAAATGAAGGCAAGTCATTCCTGTTGCCAACTATCTTTAATACTGAACAAGAG AGATTCCTGCAGCATTTTGATCTTCTCCAGAAAGCACGAATCCCTGAGCACATTACATACTACAGTTTTAAGGAATCGGCTGCTCAGGCACACATGGCA GACGTAATgaagtacaatttttttaaggaaatcCAGAAGATAATCCCCTCTTTGAAAGGTAGTTTTGCAAGTGAACCAGAAAAGCTCGCAGAACTCCGCCAGATAGAACAGGTTGCTGAGCACAATAGGATAGCCCTAAACATCATCAACAGTGTTGGTGTTGGCGATCCATCGCTAAGGGTCTCATTTGAGTTCACGCACCACCCTCACTTTGCAGTTGCAGTTGTAAAGAGATCATAG
- the LOC112271982 gene encoding uncharacterized protein LOC112271982 has protein sequence MVPMAMGNEVMSLAAERNEDAGHLGNHCSGTNQIRRRKQYTDKQRRAIYTMLLERTTLGILKRGTTKSLSVELAVAPRVIQRIWLNGKRGVGIHAVDSKKPKNCGRKRVPFDVDMIKDVPLSRQKNLHDLAAELGVSKTTVHRRLKELNLGKE, from the exons ATGGTGCCGATGGCCATGGGCAACGAGGTTATGAGTCTGGCCGCAGAGCGGAACGAGGACGCCGGGCACTTAGGAAATCACTGTTCCGGAACGA ATCAAATTAGAAGGAGGAAACAGTACACCGACAAGCAACGCCGGGCCATTTATACCATGTTGTTAGAGAGAACGACCTTGGGAATTCTAAAACGTGGAACGACAAAGTCCTTGTCTGTTGAACTTGCCGTGGCTCCCAGAGTTATACAGCGCATATGGCTGAATGGGAAGCGCGGTGTTGGTATACATGCTGTTGACAGCAAGAAGCCCAAGAACTGTGGCCGCAAACGAGTTCCCTTTGATGTAGACATGATCAAGGATGTGCCTTTGAGTAGACAGAAGAATCTCCATGACCTTGCTGCAGAACTGGGCGTCTCGAAGACCACGGTCCATAGGCGGTTGAAAGAACTGAACCTTGGAAAGGAATAG